One genomic segment of Culex pipiens pallens isolate TS unplaced genomic scaffold, TS_CPP_V2 Cpp_Un0056, whole genome shotgun sequence includes these proteins:
- the LOC128093770 gene encoding uncharacterized protein LOC128093770, protein KPPTPTQPNNPHPTPHTPPNHTKQHPTHHNTTHNPHNTPPTPPKPTPHPQHTTPQPHNTTHQPNTPHNTQPPTPQQPHPPQPHNKHPPTPTPNPTPQPTHPNTPTQPPTTPT, encoded by the exons AAACCACCAACACCcacacaacccaacaacccacacCCAACACCCCACACCCCACCCAACCACACCAAACAACACCCAACACACCACAACACCACCCACAACCCACACAACACACCACCCACACCACCCAAACCCACACCACACCCACAACACACCACACCCCAACCCCACAACACCACCCACCAACCCAACACACCACACAACACCCAACCACCCACACCCCAACAACCCCACCCA CCACAACCACACAACAAacacccacccacccccacacccAACCCAACACCCCAACCCACCCACCCCAACACACCCACCCAACCACCCACAACCCCCACC
- the LOC120431806 gene encoding LOW QUALITY PROTEIN: uncharacterized protein LOC120431806 (The sequence of the model RefSeq protein was modified relative to this genomic sequence to represent the inferred CDS: substituted 3 bases at 3 genomic stop codons): NKKINKKKNKIKNKKKKINNKKKXKIXKKIXKNKKKNKKIKKKIK, from the exons aataaaaaaataaataaaaaaaaaaataaaataaaaaataaaaaaaaaaaaataaat aataaaaaaaaataaaaaatttaaaaaaaaatataaaaaaataaaaaaaaaaataaaaaaataaaaaaaaaaataaaa